From the Theobroma cacao cultivar B97-61/B2 chromosome 2, Criollo_cocoa_genome_V2, whole genome shotgun sequence genome, one window contains:
- the LOC18608887 gene encoding somatic embryogenesis receptor kinase 2, translated as MNFLAPLLMAIPSPVHVVLVVTLLSTLAPTSANVEGDALYALRRAVKDPENVLESWDPTLVDPCTWFHVTCDGDNRVTRLDLGNAKLSGSLVPELGKLERLQYLELYMNNLVGSIPEEVGGLKSLVSLDLYHNNLTGSIPASLSKLPNLKFLRLNSNRLSGRIPRQLTKLGNLKILDVSNNDLCGTIPTSGSFAKLSEESFMNNSKLEGPELMGFVRYDTGGCK; from the exons ATGAACTTCCTGGCGCCGTTGCTAATGGCGATCCCTAGTCCAGTTCATGTCGTTCTTGTTGTTACTCTATTGAGCACTTTGGCACCGACAAGTGCAAATGTGGAAG GGGATGCTTTGTATGCTTTGAGGAGAGCTGTGAAGGACCCGGAAAACGTGCTGGAGAGTTGGGATCCAACATTGGTGGATCCTTGTACTTGGTTTCATGTTACCTGCGATGGTGATAATCGAGTTACACGTCT CGACCTTGGAAATGCAAAGCTGTCGGGCAGTTTAGTACCCGAGTTGGGAAAGCTGGAGCGTCTTCAATATCT GGAACTGTACATGAACAACTTGGTGGGTTCCATACCAGAGGAAGTTGGAGGACTGAAGAGCCTAGTGAGCTTGGATCTCTACCACAACAACCTCACTGGGTCCATCCCTGCTTCACTTTCCAAGCTCCCTAATCTAAAGTTCCT GCGACTGAATAGTAACAGACTGAGTGGAAGAATACCAAGACAACTTACAAAACTTGGAAATCTAAAGATCCT TGACGTATCCAACAACGATTTGTGCGGCACCATCCCTACCTCCGGCTCCTTCGCTAAGTTGTCAGAGGAAAG TTTCATGAACAACTCGAAACTGGAAGGACCAGAGCTGATGGGATTTGTGAGATACGATACTGGAGGGTGCAAATGA
- the LOC18608888 gene encoding uncharacterized protein At2g33490 yields the protein MKTSLRRLRGFALHKRGGETKDRRDLRPLAQLDELAQASQDMEDMRDCYDSLLSAAAATANSAYEFSVSLRELGACLLAKTALNDDEECGKVLLMLGKVQFELQKHVDSYRSHLFKTITSPSDSLLNELRIVEEMKRQCDEKRNVYEYMAMRLKEKGRSKSGKVENFSMQQLQVAHDEYDEEATLFVFRLKSLKQGQSRSLLTQAARHHAAQLSFFKKALKSLEEVEPHVQKITEQQHIDYHFSGLEDDDGDNVGDDDSYDNDDDDDYSDDDDDDVYDVHDDGELSFDYGQNEQDQNMVPTSRHSMELDQGGLTFPQVAMVEAAKENLERTRRHSFSFRGEMRNSSQSAPLFAENKSDPYGTMQPLLARKFNSYVLPTPVATKGCIGLGNPAPQSFKTSSNEHSNNLWHSSPLEHKKYERILGDEKYSGSAVMNAQSVLKESNNNASSTRLPPPLADRVLFSRVSPIAASDSKKIKRQAFSGPLTSKPWPTKPVSVEHPGLFSGPILRNPFSQPPSTSPKVSPNTSPTFVSSPKISELHELPRPPASSVSKSSRPLGLVGYSGPLMSRSQALSATNKSVVSRAASPLPKPPQVVTRSFSIPSSAHGVMSLPVSKPLETAVNSGISEDVASPPLTPISLSRIQPSSTSSETIDRS from the exons ATGAAGACTTCTCTGAGAAGATTGCGAGGTTTTGCACTTCACAAACGCGGTGGGGAAACCAAGGACCGACGAGATCTTCGACCTTTGGCTCAATTGGACGAGCTCGCTCAGGCTTCTCAG GATATGGAGGATATGAGAGACTGTTATGATAGCTTACTTTCTGCAGCTGCCGCAACTGCAAATAGTGCTTACG AATTCTCGGTGTCATTGCGGGAATTGGGTGCTTGTCTTCTTGCAAAAACGGCattgaatgatgatgaagaatgtg GTAAAGTATTATTAATGCTTGGAAAAGTACAGTTCGAGCTCCAGAAACATGTCGATAGCTAT CGGTCTCATTTATTTAAGACAATCACAAGCCCATCGGACTCCCTTCTTAATGAGCTTCGAATAGTTGAG GAGATGAAGCGGCAATGTGATGAAAAAAG AAATGTGTACGAGTACATGGCAATGAGactcaaagaaaaaggaagatcGAAAAGTGGGAAAGTGGAGAATTTCTCCATGCAACAGTTACAAGTAGCACATGATGAATATGATGAGGAGGCAACTTTATTTGTCTTTCGTTTGAAATCTCTGAAGCAAGGACAATCAAGAAGCCTTCTTACACAAGCAGCCAGACACCATGCTGCTCAG TTGTCCTTTTTTAAGAAGGCTCTTAAGTCTCTTGAAGAAGTAGAGCCACATGTGCAGAAGATCACTGAGCAGCAGCATATTGATTACCACTTCAGTGGACTTGAAGATGATGACGGAGACAATGTTGGTGATGATGACAGTTATGATaacgatgatgatgatgattatAGTGATGATGACGACGACGATGTTTATGACGTGCATGATGATGGTGAATTGAGCTTCGACTATGGACAAAATGAACAAGATCAGAACATGGTTCCTACGTCACGACACTCGATGGAG TTGGATCAAGGAGGCCTTACATTTCCCCAAGTTGCAATGGTGGAGGCTGCAAAG GAAAATCTAGAAAGAACACGCCGccattctttttcctttagaGGGGAAATGAGGAACAGCAGCCAATCAGCCCCCCTTTTCGCTGAGAACAAATCTGACCCTTATGGGACAATGCAACCGTTATTGGCACGAAAGTTCAACTCATATGTATTACCTACACCAGTTGCTACAAAAGGTTGTATTGGATTAGGTAATCCAGCTCCTCAATCTTTCAAGACAAGTTCAAATGAACATTCAAATAATTTGTGGCATTCATCTCCGCTTGAACATAAGAAATATGAGAGGATTTTGGGAGATGAGAAATATTCTGGATCTGCTGTTATGAATGCACAGTCAGTGCTGAAAGAGAGCAATAATAATGCTTCTTCAACTCGACTACCCCCTCCTTTGGCTGATAGGGTTTTATTTTCGCGGGTTAGTCCAATTGCTGCTTCTGATTCCAAGAAAATCAAACGACAAGCCTTCTCTGGTCCGTTGACAAGTAAACCATGGCCTACTAAACCTGTTTCAGTGGAACATCCTGGATTGTTCTCTGGGCCAATTTTGAGAAATCCATTCTCTCAACCACCATCAACATCTCCAAAAGTATCACCAAACACTTCCCCTACTTTTGTGTCATCACCTAAAATAAGTGAGCTTCATGAGCTTCCAAGACCCCCAGCAAGTTCAGTCTCCAAGTCTTCAAGACCTTTAGGCTTGGTTGGTTATTCTGGCCCTTTGATGTCTAGAAGTCAAGCCCTCTCTGCTACAAATAAATCAGTGGTGTCAAGAGCAGCCTCTCCACTGCCAAAACCTCCACAGGTTGTCACCCGCAGTTTCTCCATACCCTCAAGCGCTCATGGAGTGATGTCATTACCTGTGTCCAAGCCACTGGAAACTGCTGTCAATTCAGGGATATCTGAAGATGTTGCCTCACCTCCTTTGACACCAATATCTTTATCTCGAATCCAGCCGTCATCAACTAGTTCAGAGACTATTGATAG GAGCTGA